One Oncorhynchus masou masou isolate Uvic2021 chromosome 18, UVic_Omas_1.1, whole genome shotgun sequence DNA window includes the following coding sequences:
- the LOC135503968 gene encoding Fanconi anemia group E protein-like isoform X1, translating to MDTNTLLLRFDGRSRLLLRSLLSGATGARRGLWVFQRQRRSDPDRCLHTCLETLCQQEICLNSDAQTLTTKPLVCLFPVAFQRSLLSFLHLTHPLHPRTSVLHLLDCLSQGEHAPNPWVSALVVQLRRDLGAPGGKEPLITPQCRERLRGLCERLRDSGGGGGDDKATGWALCLGGPIEPQLSSSSQGGLDVVPKRKSSCVDLDSEPEDDVGQQRKRMRISLSPVDTERSCSSMEYVVGTEGLKDEMETDRVVGVIPEPAVEPQPAAGSPSDALPENVKASIPQIKEMLESEMEWDQNSVDIFKVLNDCDPSQVEILCRMLSLSEMPEQTLPQLCSCLLELSPDLSHSTAATLIKSLLLGKVLSLSEPASRCLVTAVTSLCSRYPRPTCHALIGPVLEEGQTGNAQAELLNRLIEDCLDPHFRLLVFQMTIKAIWCEGLLSVIHVLLDKKLELNEELFTLFTDQLSSQAPHFTKSMKYAKMMLTVLTKYNTHVTVAHKHTLSCCLSSNETFLKKSLQAALKRIKHS from the exons ATGGACACAAATACTTTGTTGCTCCGGTTTGATGGACGCTCCCGGTTGCTGCTCCGTTCTTTACTCTCGGGAGCTACTGGTGCCCGTCGAGGTCTGTGGGTGTTCCAGCGGCAGCGACGGTCAGACCCGGACCGCTGCCTACACACCTGTCTCGAGACTCTTTGCCAGCAGGAAATATGCCTGAACAGTGATGCTCAGACTCTGACAAC CAAACCACTCGTGTGCCTATTTCCAGTTGCCTTCCAACGGAGCCTCCTgtccttcctccatctcacccACCCTTTGCATCCCCGGACCAGTGTCCTTCACCTGCTAGACTGCCTCAGCCAGGGGGAACATGCCCCAAACCCCTGGGTGTCTGCCCTGGTCGTACAGCTCCGGAGAGACCTGGGAGCCCCTGGGGGGAAGGAGCCTCTAATCACCCCCCAGTGCAGAGAAAGACTAAGGGGACTATGTGAGCGTCTGagggatagtggtggtggtggtggtgatgataaaGCAACAGGATGGGCCTTGTGTTTAGGTGGACCAATAGAGCCACAACTCTCCTCATCCTCACAGGGTGGGCTAGATGTGGTTCCGAAGAGGAAGAGCAGCTGTGTGGATCTGGACTCAGAACCTGAGGATGACGTCGGACAGCAGCGTAAGAGGATGAGGATAAGTCTCTCTCCTGTGGACACTGAGAGGAGTTGTAGCAGTATGGAGTATGTGGTGGGAACGGAGGGTTTGAAGGATGAGATGGAGACGGACCGGGTGGTTGGTGTCATCCCAGAACCAGCTGTGGAACCGCAGCCAGCAGCAGGGAGTCCAAGTGATGCCCTGCCTGAGAATGTAAAG GCTTCAATCCCTCAAATCAAAGAAATGTTGGAAAGTGAGATGGAG TGGGACCAGAACTCAGTGGATATCTTCAAGGTGCTGAACGACTGTGACCCCTCCCAG GTAGAGATCTTATGTAGGATGCTGAGTTTGTCTGAGATGCCAGAACAGACCCTACCTCAGCTCTGTAGCTGCCTGCTAGAACTCTCTCCTGATCTCAGTCACAGCACAGCAGCCACACTCATCAAGAGTCTCCTGCTGGGAAAG GTTCTGTCCCTTTCTGAACCTGCCTCACGCTGTCTAGTCACGGCTGTGACGTCACTATGCAGTCGCTACCCCAGGCCAACCTGCCACGCTCTGATTGGACCAGTCCTGGAGGAAGGGCAGACAG GCAATGCACAGGCTGAGCTGCTCAACAGATTGATAGAAGACTGCCTGGATCCCCACTTCAGACTGCTGGTGTTTCA AATGACAATCAAAGCGATTTGGTGTGAAGGACTGCTGTCTGTCATTCATGTCCTGCTGGACAAGAAG CTGGAGCTGAATGAAGAGCTGTTCACACTCTTCACTGACCAGCTAAGCTCCCAGGCACCTCACTTCACCAAGTCCATGAAGTATGCCAAGATGATGCTCACTGTGCTGACCAAGTATAACACGCAT GTAACTGtggctcacaaacacacactgtcctgctgcTTGTCCTCCAATGAGACGTTCTTGAAGAAGTCTCTTCAAGCTGCCCTGAAGAGAATCAAACATTCATGA